From one Streptococcus oralis genomic stretch:
- a CDS encoding MATE family efflux transporter — MNKKRSVDLIHGPILPALLSFAFPILLSNIFQQLYNTADVLIVGRFLGQDSLAAVGATTAIFDLIIGFTLGVGNGMGIVIARYYGARNFTKIKEAVAATWILGALLSIVVMLMGFVGLYPLLQYLDTPAEILPQSYQYISMIVTCVGVSFAYNLFAGLLRSIGDSLAALGFLIFSALVNVVLDLYFITQLHLGVQSAGLATIISQGLSAVLCFYYIRKSVPELLPQLKHFKWDKALYADLLEQGLAMGLMSSIVSIGSVILQSSVNTFGAVIISAQTAARRIMAFALLPMTAISSAMTTFASQNLGAKRPDRIVQGLGIGSRLSMSWAGFVCIFLIFASPTLVSFLASSTDTYLVENGSLYLQISSVFYPILSLLLIYRNCLQGLGQKVLPLVSSFIELIGKIVFVVLIIPWAGYRGVILCEPLIWVAMTTQLYFSLFRHSLIKEGKEILVVKGQS; from the coding sequence ATGAATAAGAAACGATCCGTGGACTTGATACATGGTCCTATTCTTCCTGCGCTGTTAAGCTTTGCCTTTCCAATCTTGCTGTCAAATATTTTCCAACAGCTCTATAATACAGCTGACGTCTTGATTGTTGGACGATTTCTTGGTCAAGATTCCTTGGCAGCAGTAGGGGCGACAACTGCCATTTTTGACTTGATTATAGGCTTTACGCTTGGTGTTGGCAATGGCATGGGGATCGTCATTGCCCGCTATTATGGGGCTCGGAATTTTACAAAGATCAAGGAAGCAGTAGCAGCTACCTGGATTTTAGGTGCTCTTTTGAGCATTGTGGTCATGCTGATGGGATTTGTCGGTCTGTATCCACTCTTGCAATATTTAGATACTCCTGCAGAAATCCTTCCTCAGTCCTATCAATATATTTCTATGATTGTGACCTGTGTAGGCGTCAGCTTTGCCTATAATCTCTTTGCAGGTTTGTTGCGGTCCATTGGAGACAGTCTAGCAGCTCTTGGATTTCTGATTTTTTCTGCCTTGGTCAATGTGGTTCTGGATTTGTATTTCATTACGCAACTGCATCTGGGAGTTCAATCCGCAGGGCTTGCTACCATCATTTCGCAAGGCTTATCAGCTGTTCTCTGCTTTTATTATATCCGTAAGAGTGTTCCAGAACTGCTTCCTCAACTCAAGCATTTTAAATGGGACAAGGCCTTGTACGCGGATCTTTTAGAGCAAGGTTTGGCTATGGGTTTGATGAGTTCCATTGTGTCTATCGGTAGTGTGATTTTACAATCTTCGGTCAATACTTTTGGAGCTGTGATTATTAGTGCCCAAACAGCAGCTCGACGCATTATGGCTTTTGCTCTCCTTCCGATGACGGCTATTTCTTCTGCTATGACGACCTTTGCCTCTCAAAATCTCGGGGCCAAGCGACCAGACCGCATTGTTCAAGGTCTTGGTATTGGGAGTCGTTTGAGCATGTCCTGGGCAGGTTTTGTTTGTATTTTCCTCATTTTTGCTAGTCCGACCTTGGTTTCCTTCTTGGCCAGTTCAACAGATACTTACTTGGTAGAAAACGGTAGTCTCTACCTGCAAATCAGTTCAGTCTTTTATCCGATTTTGAGCCTTTTGCTGATTTATCGCAATTGCTTGCAGGGATTGGGTCAGAAAGTCCTCCCTCTAGTTTCTAGCTTTATAGAACTAATCGGGAAAATCGTTTTTGTGGTTTTGATTATCCCTTGGGCGGGCTATAGGGGAGTCATCCTCTGTGAACCTCTTATCTGGGTTGCCATGACCACCCAACTGTACTTTTCACTTTTCCGCCATTCCCTGATAAAAGAAGGCAAGGAAATCTTGGTAGTTAAAGGACAATCCTAG
- the lytR gene encoding glycopolymer--peptidoglycan transferase LytR, which translates to MIKKLIGMVLGFLAVTVLGVAVYGYTIYQQGTETLSKKTYKKIGEETNVIEATEPLTILLMGVDTGNVERTDPWAGNSDSMILLTVNPKTKKTTMMSLERDILTKIETGNGQVQEAKLNAAYANGGAELAISTIQKMMNIHIDRYVMVNMQGLQQLVDAVGGITVNNTLGFPISIADQEEFNKISIGVGEQTLNGEEALVYSRMRYQDPEGDYGRQKRQREVIQKIVEKVLSLNSVSHYQGILKALSDNMQTNVDLSAKSIPQLLGYQDSFKNIETHQLRGEDAELQGISYQIVTSEHMLEMQNLLRSSLGKEPVTELETNAVLYETAFGRTAPSTSTNASNEEAE; encoded by the coding sequence ATGATTAAAAAATTAATTGGAATGGTGCTAGGTTTCCTAGCAGTAACAGTTTTAGGTGTAGCGGTTTATGGCTATACCATCTACCAACAGGGAACAGAAACCCTAAGTAAAAAGACTTACAAAAAAATCGGGGAAGAAACCAACGTTATCGAAGCGACGGAGCCTCTGACTATCCTCTTGATGGGGGTAGATACGGGAAATGTGGAACGTACAGACCCGTGGGCGGGAAATAGTGATTCCATGATTCTCTTGACGGTTAATCCCAAAACAAAGAAAACCACAATGATGAGTTTGGAACGGGATATTTTGACCAAGATTGAGACTGGAAACGGTCAAGTTCAGGAAGCCAAACTCAATGCGGCCTATGCTAATGGTGGTGCGGAACTTGCAATTTCTACTATTCAAAAGATGATGAATATCCACATTGACCGCTATGTGATGGTTAACATGCAGGGGCTTCAACAATTGGTGGATGCAGTTGGTGGAATTACCGTCAACAATACACTCGGTTTCCCAATTTCGATTGCTGACCAAGAGGAGTTTAATAAGATTTCCATCGGTGTTGGAGAACAAACTTTGAATGGTGAGGAAGCCTTGGTGTATTCACGGATGCGTTACCAAGACCCTGAAGGAGACTATGGTCGTCAAAAACGTCAACGTGAAGTTATTCAAAAAATCGTTGAGAAGGTTTTGAGCCTAAACAGTGTGAGCCATTATCAAGGTATCCTCAAAGCTTTGAGTGATAACATGCAGACCAATGTGGACTTGTCAGCTAAGAGCATTCCACAATTGCTCGGCTATCAAGATTCTTTCAAGAATATCGAAACGCATCAATTGCGTGGGGAAGATGCTGAGCTACAGGGAATTTCTTATCAGATTGTCACTTCAGAACATATGCTCGAGATGCAAAATCTCTTGCGTAGTTCGCTAGGTAAAGAGCCAGTGACAGAATTGGAAACCAATGCGGTACTGTACGAAACAGCCTTTGGTCGGACAGCTCCTTCAACCAGTACGAACGCTTCAAACGAAGAAGCAGAATAA
- a CDS encoding ABC transporter ATP-binding protein, with protein sequence MKKLAKRITGKEWGMIALTILFTCFSVYLELEVPTYISQITELLGTSGTQLGELWSPAAKMIGLSLLAFFSSIMVGFFAARVAASYTTHLRTDVFHQVLDFSQTEIKRFSIPSLLTRTTNDITQVQMLFTMGLQVVTRGPIMAIWAIGKILGKSEYWLWAVVVAVIVNVLMTTVLMTLAFPKQSVIQKLTDKLNSITRESLTGIRVVRAYNAEDYQDKKFEAANDEVTRLNLFVNRLMAIMNPIMMAISSGLSLAIYWIGAYIINDASLAERLPLFSDMVVFMSYAMQVVMGFLLMGALFIVLPRTLVSAGRINQVLDLHSSIENPSHAQTADPSVQGQVEFRDVTFRYSKNSEAVVEHVTFKAEAGQTVAFIGSTGSGKSTLVNLLPRFYDVSDGQILVDGVNVQDYNLEDLRNKVGYIPQKAVLFSGNVKGNLDFGKSKETPLSEAAMWQALELAQSKSFIEDKEAGLASEVAQGGTNFSGGQRQRLAIARALARKPEILIFDDSFSALDYKTDRILRQELAEKTQSMTKLIVAQRISTIMDADLILVLDQGKVVGQGTHKELLATNEVYQEIAYSQLSKEELEHGK encoded by the coding sequence ATGAAGAAACTCGCTAAACGTATTACAGGAAAAGAGTGGGGAATGATCGCCCTTACGATTCTTTTCACTTGTTTCTCGGTCTATCTCGAGTTAGAGGTGCCGACTTATATTTCGCAAATTACAGAATTACTGGGAACGTCTGGAACGCAATTGGGTGAACTCTGGTCACCAGCTGCGAAGATGATTGGTTTGTCTTTATTGGCTTTCTTTTCATCTATTATGGTTGGTTTCTTTGCTGCTCGCGTTGCAGCATCCTATACAACTCATCTACGCACTGACGTATTTCATCAGGTTTTGGATTTTTCACAGACAGAAATCAAGCGCTTTTCAATCCCAAGTCTTTTGACTCGGACGACCAATGATATCACACAGGTACAGATGCTCTTTACCATGGGCTTGCAAGTGGTTACTCGTGGGCCAATCATGGCAATCTGGGCTATTGGAAAAATCCTTGGGAAATCGGAATACTGGCTCTGGGCGGTCGTTGTGGCTGTTATTGTCAATGTCTTGATGACAACCGTTCTTATGACTCTGGCCTTTCCTAAACAATCGGTCATCCAAAAATTGACAGATAAACTCAATAGCATCACTCGTGAAAGTTTGACTGGGATTCGAGTTGTTCGCGCATACAATGCCGAGGATTACCAAGATAAGAAATTTGAAGCAGCCAACGATGAGGTAACACGTCTCAATCTCTTTGTCAATCGATTGATGGCCATTATGAATCCCATTATGATGGCGATTTCCAGTGGACTAAGTTTAGCTATTTACTGGATTGGTGCCTATATCATCAACGATGCAAGTTTGGCAGAACGTCTGCCACTCTTTAGTGATATGGTGGTCTTCATGTCCTATGCTATGCAGGTCGTGATGGGCTTCCTTCTCATGGGAGCACTCTTTATCGTTCTTCCTCGTACCTTGGTTTCGGCAGGACGTATCAATCAAGTATTGGATTTGCATTCTTCTATTGAAAATCCTAGTCATGCACAGACAGCGGATCCTTCAGTTCAAGGACAAGTGGAATTCCGTGATGTGACTTTCCGCTACTCTAAAAACTCAGAAGCAGTCGTGGAACATGTCACTTTCAAAGCAGAAGCGGGTCAAACCGTAGCCTTCATCGGATCGACTGGATCAGGAAAGTCCACCCTAGTCAACCTTTTGCCACGTTTTTACGACGTTTCAGATGGACAAATCCTAGTGGATGGTGTCAATGTACAAGATTACAATTTGGAAGATTTGCGCAATAAGGTCGGCTATATTCCACAAAAAGCTGTACTCTTTTCTGGAAATGTCAAGGGGAACTTGGACTTTGGTAAGAGCAAAGAAACTCCTCTAAGCGAGGCTGCTATGTGGCAAGCCTTGGAATTGGCCCAGTCTAAAAGCTTTATCGAGGACAAGGAAGCAGGACTTGCATCAGAAGTGGCCCAAGGCGGAACCAACTTCTCAGGAGGTCAAAGACAGCGTTTGGCCATTGCGCGTGCCTTGGCTCGTAAGCCTGAAATCCTCATTTTTGATGATTCCTTCTCGGCCTTGGACTACAAGACAGACCGGATCTTGCGCCAAGAACTTGCTGAAAAAACACAATCTATGACCAAGCTCATCGTAGCGCAACGGATTTCTACTATTATGGATGCTGACCTAATCTTAGTATTGGATCAAGGTAAAGTCGTGGGACAAGGCACCCACAAGGAACTTCTAGCTACCAACGAAGTCTACCAAGAAATTGCCTACTCACAACTATCGAAGGAGGAATTGGAACATGGAAAATAA
- a CDS encoding competence/damage-inducible protein A → MKAEIIAVGTEILTGQIVNTNAQFLSEKLAEIGVDVYFQTAVGDNEARLLSLLEIASQRSNLVILTGGLGPTEDDLTKQTLAKFLGKDLVFDPQAQEKLDIFFAHRPDYARTPNNERQAQIVEGATPLPNETGLAVGGVSEVDGVTYVVLPGPPSELKPMVLNQLLPKLMTGTKLYSRVLRFFGIGESQLVTILADLIDHQTDPTLAPYAKTGEVTLRLSTKAVSQEKADQALDILENQILSRQTFEGISLRDICYGYGEETSLASVVVEELKKRQKSITAAESLTAGLFQATLADFSGVSAIFNGGFVTYSLEEKSKMLDISEQELKEHGVVSEFTARKMAEQARIKTQSDYGVSLTGVAGPDSLEGHPAGTVFIGLAHAKGTEVIKANIAGRSRADVRHIAVMHAFNLVRKALLSD, encoded by the coding sequence ATGAAAGCAGAAATTATTGCTGTCGGAACAGAAATTTTAACAGGGCAGATTGTCAATACCAATGCTCAGTTTTTATCAGAGAAACTAGCCGAAATCGGGGTAGATGTCTATTTCCAAACTGCTGTTGGAGATAATGAAGCTCGTCTTTTGTCCTTGCTGGAGATTGCGAGCCAACGTAGTAATCTTGTGATTTTGACAGGGGGCTTGGGACCAACTGAGGATGATTTGACCAAACAAACCCTGGCAAAATTTTTAGGAAAAGATCTAGTGTTTGACCCTCAAGCGCAAGAGAAACTGGATATTTTCTTTGCTCATAGACCTGACTATGCTCGGACACCGAATAATGAGCGCCAAGCCCAAATTGTAGAAGGGGCGACTCCACTGCCAAATGAGACAGGTTTAGCAGTAGGAGGGGTGTCGGAAGTGGATGGCGTGACCTACGTGGTCCTCCCGGGACCACCTAGTGAATTGAAACCTATGGTCTTAAATCAACTCTTACCTAAGTTAATGACTGGTACCAAGTTATACTCACGTGTGCTCCGTTTCTTTGGAATTGGGGAGAGTCAGTTGGTGACCATTTTGGCGGATTTGATTGACCATCAAACCGATCCGACTTTGGCGCCGTATGCCAAAACAGGAGAAGTGACCTTGCGCTTGTCTACAAAAGCAGTTAGTCAAGAAAAGGCTGATCAAGCGCTGGATATCTTAGAAAATCAAATCTTGAGTCGCCAAACTTTCGAGGGAATTTCTTTACGAGACATCTGTTACGGATATGGGGAAGAAACCAGCCTCGCAAGTGTCGTTGTAGAAGAGCTAAAGAAGAGACAGAAAAGCATTACTGCGGCAGAAAGCTTGACGGCAGGTCTCTTTCAAGCGACATTAGCAGACTTTTCGGGCGTTTCAGCAATCTTTAATGGCGGTTTTGTCACTTACAGCCTAGAAGAAAAGTCCAAGATGTTGGATATTTCCGAGCAAGAGCTAAAAGAACACGGGGTTGTTTCTGAGTTTACGGCTCGAAAAATGGCAGAGCAGGCACGGATCAAGACTCAGTCTGATTATGGAGTCAGTCTGACAGGTGTAGCTGGGCCAGATAGCCTAGAGGGTCATCCAGCTGGTACAGTTTTTATTGGACTGGCACATGCCAAAGGGACAGAGGTGATCAAGGCTAATATCGCAGGACGGAGTCGAGCAGATGTCCGACATATTGCGGTCATGCATGCCTTTAACCTAGTTCGCAAGGCTTTATTAAGTGACTAA
- the recA gene encoding recombinase RecA codes for MAKKPTKKLDEIGKKFGADREKALNDALKLIEKDFGKGSIMRLGERAEQKVQVMSSGSLALDIALGSGGYPKGRIIEIYGPESSGKTTVALHAVAQAQKEGGIAAFIDAEHALDPAYAAALGVNIDELLLSQPDSGEQGLEIAGKLIDSGAVDLVVIDSVAALVPRAEIDGDIGDSHVGLQARMMSQAMRKLGASINKTKTIAIFINQLREKVGVMFGNPETTPGGRALKFYASVRLDVRGSTQIKGTGDQKDTNVGKETKIKVVKNKVAPPFKEAFVEIMYGEGISKTGELLKIASDLDIIQKAGAWYSYKGEKIGQGSENAKKYLADHPEIFDAIDHQVRVQYGLIEDEERTTPTSVAEDLAPNQEVTLDLGDGLEIEIED; via the coding sequence ATGGCGAAAAAACCAACAAAAAAATTAGATGAAATTGGGAAAAAATTTGGAGCAGACCGTGAAAAAGCATTGAACGATGCTCTTAAATTGATCGAAAAAGACTTTGGTAAAGGCTCAATCATGCGCTTGGGTGAGCGCGCGGAGCAAAAAGTTCAAGTGATGAGCTCAGGCTCATTGGCTCTGGACATTGCTCTTGGTTCAGGTGGTTATCCTAAAGGACGTATCATCGAAATCTATGGACCAGAATCATCTGGTAAGACAACGGTTGCCCTTCACGCTGTTGCGCAAGCACAGAAAGAAGGTGGTATTGCAGCCTTTATCGATGCGGAACATGCTCTTGACCCAGCCTATGCTGCAGCCCTTGGTGTGAACATTGACGAATTGCTCTTGTCACAACCAGACTCAGGAGAGCAAGGTCTTGAAATTGCTGGAAAATTGATTGACTCAGGTGCAGTTGACCTTGTCGTTATCGACTCGGTTGCGGCCCTTGTACCTCGTGCGGAAATTGATGGGGATATTGGAGATAGTCACGTTGGTTTGCAAGCTCGTATGATGAGCCAGGCCATGCGTAAACTTGGTGCTTCTATCAATAAAACCAAAACAATTGCCATCTTTATCAACCAATTGCGTGAAAAAGTTGGAGTCATGTTTGGAAATCCAGAAACAACACCTGGTGGACGTGCTTTGAAATTCTACGCTTCAGTCCGTTTGGATGTTCGTGGAAGCACACAAATCAAGGGAACTGGTGATCAAAAAGATACCAATGTCGGTAAGGAAACCAAGATCAAGGTCGTGAAAAACAAGGTAGCTCCACCATTTAAGGAAGCCTTTGTTGAAATCATGTACGGAGAAGGAATTTCTAAGACTGGTGAGCTCTTGAAGATTGCAAGTGATCTCGATATCATCCAAAAAGCGGGAGCATGGTACTCTTACAAGGGTGAAAAAATCGGACAAGGATCTGAAAATGCTAAGAAATACTTGGCGGATCACCCAGAAATCTTTGATGCCATTGACCACCAAGTCCGTGTTCAATATGGTTTGATTGAAGATGAAGAAAGAACAACTCCTACCTCTGTTGCAGAAGATTTAGCACCTAACCAAGAAGTAACACTTGACCTAGGCGACGGACTCGAAATCGAAATTGAAGATTAA
- a CDS encoding DUF308 domain-containing protein, with product MKGENFQMKPEEQRVLGILATIFGAIALLGSWIPFINYLSFFIAIVAFILGIIGLIVNLKKRKTMAIIGTALSIASIVLFFTTQVLYANVYKEFVREFNRSYSEASASMEREEESDLTDDSAYSIPEEEEDDNFTWTQKEFDALIEGDLDNKGKGGTNYKDIIKKHGLPDSEFDSTIGGYNTRKVTYLSIGDKIKTVTLTFAKDDNGQLLLVQKHAVGLGQGKSKQQNDSESRV from the coding sequence ATGAAGGGAGAAAACTTTCAAATGAAACCAGAAGAACAAAGAGTTTTAGGAATCTTAGCAACTATTTTTGGAGCCATCGCACTTTTAGGATCCTGGATCCCATTTATTAACTATCTATCATTTTTCATCGCCATCGTCGCATTTATCTTGGGGATTATCGGCCTTATCGTCAACCTCAAAAAACGAAAAACCATGGCCATTATCGGAACAGCTCTGTCAATTGCTTCTATTGTACTTTTCTTTACGACCCAGGTACTGTACGCTAATGTCTACAAAGAGTTTGTCAGGGAGTTTAACCGTTCCTACAGCGAGGCGAGTGCCTCAATGGAACGCGAAGAAGAAAGCGACTTGACAGATGATAGCGCCTATTCCATCCCAGAGGAGGAAGAAGACGATAACTTCACTTGGACCCAAAAAGAGTTCGACGCCTTAATCGAAGGTGACCTTGACAACAAAGGAAAGGGTGGTACCAACTACAAGGATATTATTAAAAAACACGGACTACCAGACTCCGAGTTTGACTCCACTATTGGGGGTTACAATACGAGAAAAGTCACCTATCTCTCCATTGGTGACAAAATCAAGACTGTTACCCTAACTTTTGCAAAAGATGACAACGGGCAGCTCTTGCTGGTCCAAAAACATGCAGTTGGTCTAGGTCAAGGAAAAAGCAAGCAACAAAACGATTCTGAAAGTAGAGTCTAA
- a CDS encoding GNAT family N-acetyltransferase: protein MEYELCIREAEISDATALIAFLDCVGQETDFTSLDENGIMMTASEMALFIEKQAASENQITLLALLNDEIAGVLNITADQHLRVRHIGDVFLAVRKKFWNQGLATILLEEGIEWAKSSGVLCRLQLSVQKRNEAAIHLYSKMGFITEGLQERGAYLAEGIFLDVCLMGKLINE, encoded by the coding sequence ATGGAGTATGAGTTGTGTATTCGTGAGGCAGAGATTTCAGATGCTACAGCCTTAATTGCATTTTTAGATTGTGTCGGTCAAGAGACGGATTTTACCAGCTTGGATGAAAATGGTATCATGATGACAGCTTCTGAAATGGCTCTTTTTATCGAAAAACAAGCTGCATCAGAGAATCAAATTACTCTCCTCGCCTTACTGAATGATGAGATTGCAGGAGTCTTAAATATCACAGCAGACCAACATTTAAGAGTTCGACATATCGGTGATGTTTTTCTAGCAGTTCGAAAGAAATTCTGGAACCAAGGCTTGGCGACTATACTTCTAGAAGAAGGCATCGAGTGGGCTAAATCCAGTGGTGTCTTGTGCCGTTTGCAACTCAGTGTACAAAAACGAAACGAGGCTGCGATCCACCTCTATTCAAAAATGGGATTTATCACAGAAGGATTACAAGAAAGAGGAGCCTATTTAGCAGAAGGGATATTTTTAGATGTTTGTCTTATGGGCAAGCTGATAAATGAATAA
- a CDS encoding MarR family winged helix-turn-helix transcriptional regulator, with protein sequence MDKPMLMFKRFGHQVHLMVQKEAKRCGIEFMGGPQGQVLRFLDHCEQKEELVLIKDIEQELNISKSVASNLVKRMVQNGLVELEASPSDKRAKFVRLTEKSRSQMQKVKAFFDRIDHSLLEGVSKSDLAIFEKVLGQLQENVEKIGGENEETR encoded by the coding sequence ATGGACAAGCCGATGTTAATGTTCAAACGTTTTGGACACCAGGTTCATCTGATGGTACAGAAAGAAGCTAAGCGATGTGGCATTGAATTTATGGGTGGACCGCAAGGGCAGGTTCTGCGTTTTTTAGACCATTGTGAACAAAAAGAGGAACTGGTCTTGATTAAGGATATCGAGCAGGAACTCAATATTAGCAAATCTGTGGCGAGTAATCTAGTCAAGCGCATGGTACAAAATGGTTTGGTCGAGTTAGAGGCGAGCCCGAGCGATAAGCGGGCAAAATTTGTTCGCCTGACGGAGAAATCGCGTTCGCAGATGCAAAAAGTTAAAGCTTTTTTTGATCGGATTGATCACAGTCTGCTAGAGGGGGTTTCAAAGTCAGACTTGGCAATCTTTGAAAAGGTACTCGGGCAATTGCAAGAAAATGTTGAGAAGATAGGAGGAGAGAATGAAGAAACTCGCTAA
- the tsaE gene encoding tRNA (adenosine(37)-N6)-threonylcarbamoyltransferase complex ATPase subunit type 1 TsaE codes for MHTKNEEELLALGERLGHLLQKDDVLILTGELGAGKTTFTKGLAKGLDIRQMIKSPTYTIVREYEGRLPLYHLDVYRIEGDADSIDLDEFLFGGGVTVIEWGHLLGEDLPDSYLELEILKEAEGRCLHFTAHGSRAEQLIKELQDGV; via the coding sequence ATGCACACAAAAAATGAAGAAGAGCTTCTAGCTCTCGGAGAAAGATTAGGTCATTTGCTTCAAAAAGACGATGTTCTGATCTTGACTGGAGAGTTGGGTGCGGGTAAAACAACCTTTACAAAGGGCCTTGCTAAGGGCTTGGATATCCGTCAAATGATTAAAAGTCCAACCTATACCATTGTCAGAGAGTACGAAGGGCGTTTGCCACTTTACCACTTGGATGTCTACCGTATCGAAGGTGATGCTGATTCTATTGACTTGGATGAGTTTCTCTTCGGTGGTGGTGTGACTGTTATTGAGTGGGGGCATCTTTTGGGTGAAGATTTACCAGATTCTTACTTGGAGTTGGAAATTTTGAAAGAAGCTGAGGGTCGTTGTCTTCATTTTACAGCTCATGGCTCTCGGGCTGAACAACTCATCAAGGAGCTTCAAGATGGAGTATGA
- a CDS encoding PspC domain-containing protein, with product MEKRLVRNVQDKKIAGVCAGIGDYFNMDHTLVRALWIIFTLLGGSGILAYAILYFLLPEGNAEA from the coding sequence ATGGAAAAACGCCTTGTTCGAAACGTACAAGACAAAAAGATTGCTGGTGTTTGTGCTGGTATCGGTGACTACTTTAACATGGACCACACACTTGTTCGTGCACTTTGGATTATCTTCACCCTACTTGGTGGTTCTGGAATCTTAGCTTATGCTATTCTCTACTTCCTTCTTCCGGAAGGCAATGCAGAAGCTTAA
- a CDS encoding GNAT family N-acetyltransferase produces the protein MNLTSQLITDAFPDLDKVEKLNKEAFPKEERVPLSEFLRYQDREDAHFFAFYNQEEFVGFAFAISNQKAFYISFFAIMPHLRSHGYGKEIIEKLTDFYQRTMLLEVERLDEECDNLEQRKARMDFYRQNGFKTANAFLEYEGLSFEILYRGDYFDEEAYRDIFQKLQNEHYFDFHIEYRRFSDH, from the coding sequence ATGAATTTGACCAGTCAATTAATAACCGATGCATTTCCCGATCTGGATAAGGTTGAAAAGCTAAACAAGGAAGCTTTCCCCAAGGAAGAACGAGTCCCTCTATCCGAGTTCTTGCGCTATCAGGACCGAGAAGACGCTCACTTTTTTGCCTTTTATAACCAAGAAGAGTTTGTCGGCTTTGCTTTTGCCATCTCCAATCAAAAAGCTTTTTATATCAGCTTTTTTGCCATCATGCCCCACTTGAGAAGCCACGGATATGGAAAAGAAATCATCGAAAAGCTGACTGATTTTTACCAGCGAACCATGTTATTGGAAGTCGAGCGATTGGACGAAGAATGCGATAACTTGGAGCAGAGAAAGGCACGCATGGACTTCTACCGCCAAAATGGTTTCAAAACAGCCAATGCTTTTCTAGAGTACGAAGGTTTGAGTTTTGAAATTCTCTACCGTGGCGACTATTTTGACGAAGAAGCCTATCGCGACATCTTCCAAAAGCTACAGAATGAACATTATTTTGACTTTCATATAGAGTATCGTCGTTTTAGTGACCATTAA
- a CDS encoding YebC/PmpR family DNA-binding transcriptional regulator, producing MGRKWANIVAKKTAKDGANSKVYAKFGVEIYVAAKKGDPDPESNTALKFVIDRAKQAQVPKHVIDKAIDKAKGNTDETFTEGRYEGFGPNGSMLIVDTLTSNVNRTAANVRAAFGKNGGNMGASGSVSYLFDNKGVIVFAGEDADAVFEQLLEADVDVDDVEAEEGTITVYTAPTDLHKAIVALRESGIEEFQVTELEMIPQSEVELSGDDLETFEKLYSVLEDDEDVQKIYTNVDGF from the coding sequence ATGGGACGTAAATGGGCCAATATCGTAGCCAAGAAAACGGCTAAAGATGGAGCTAACTCTAAAGTATATGCAAAATTTGGTGTAGAAATCTATGTAGCAGCTAAAAAAGGGGATCCAGACCCAGAATCAAACACTGCTTTGAAATTCGTTATCGACCGTGCTAAACAAGCCCAAGTGCCAAAACACGTTATCGATAAAGCGATTGATAAAGCAAAAGGAAACACAGACGAAACCTTTACAGAAGGACGTTATGAAGGTTTTGGACCAAATGGTTCTATGTTGATTGTAGATACTTTGACTTCTAACGTCAACCGTACAGCAGCCAATGTCCGTGCTGCCTTTGGTAAAAACGGCGGAAACATGGGTGCTTCTGGTTCAGTTTCTTACCTCTTTGACAACAAGGGGGTTATCGTATTTGCTGGTGAAGATGCGGATGCAGTCTTTGAGCAATTGCTCGAAGCAGATGTGGATGTGGACGATGTAGAAGCAGAAGAAGGAACAATCACGGTTTACACAGCTCCAACAGACCTTCACAAGGCTATCGTTGCCCTTCGTGAGTCTGGCATCGAAGAATTCCAAGTGACTGAATTGGAAATGATTCCTCAGTCTGAAGTGGAATTGTCGGGTGATGACCTTGAAACCTTTGAAAAACTTTACAGCGTTCTTGAAGACGACGAAGACGTACAAAAGATCTACACAAACGTAGATGGATTCTAA